One window of Arthrobacter oryzae genomic DNA carries:
- a CDS encoding AAA family ATPase: protein MDSHRRTTVDEALPEQQGFPERAGVVGNQLNGSRPPAMDAQAFHAASERILSAINTVIDGKAEAAKLALTVLLAQGHLLLEDVPGVGKTLLAKTLARTIDCSVSRIQFTPDLLPSDVTGVSIYNQASRLFEFRPGAVFANIVIGDEINRASAKTQSALLECMEEHQVTVDGDSYKLDEPFMVVATQNPIEMEGTYPLPEAQRDRFMARISMGYPDQDSEIEMLETHQATSPLTRVTAVVTSADVAAMIATVQRVYVSQAVKEYTVSIGRATRESAMLRLGASPRSMLQLLRAAKATAALEGRDFVLPDDVVSVAESVLAHRIILDRKAASTGETPHSVIRSILGKLPVPQEMSAAPSRTPGTRGGPDLRPAR, encoded by the coding sequence ATGGACTCCCACAGACGCACCACAGTAGATGAAGCCCTCCCGGAACAGCAGGGCTTCCCCGAACGTGCGGGAGTGGTGGGAAACCAGCTGAACGGAAGCCGGCCGCCGGCAATGGACGCGCAGGCCTTCCATGCCGCCAGCGAGCGCATCCTGTCGGCCATCAACACGGTGATCGACGGCAAGGCAGAGGCCGCCAAGCTGGCGCTCACGGTGCTCCTGGCCCAGGGACACCTGCTCCTCGAGGATGTTCCGGGCGTGGGCAAAACGCTGCTCGCGAAAACGCTCGCCCGCACCATCGACTGTTCGGTCAGCAGGATCCAGTTCACGCCTGATCTCCTTCCCTCCGATGTGACCGGCGTTTCCATCTACAACCAGGCCTCGCGGCTGTTCGAATTCAGGCCGGGCGCCGTGTTCGCCAATATTGTCATCGGGGACGAGATCAACCGCGCCTCGGCCAAGACGCAGTCCGCGCTGCTGGAGTGCATGGAGGAGCACCAGGTCACCGTGGACGGGGACTCGTACAAGCTGGATGAGCCCTTCATGGTGGTGGCAACCCAGAACCCCATTGAGATGGAAGGAACCTATCCCCTGCCGGAAGCGCAGCGGGACCGGTTCATGGCACGGATCTCCATGGGTTATCCGGACCAGGACTCCGAGATCGAGATGCTGGAGACGCACCAGGCGACATCGCCGCTGACCAGGGTCACCGCCGTCGTCACCTCCGCGGATGTGGCGGCCATGATCGCCACCGTCCAGCGGGTCTACGTGTCGCAGGCAGTCAAGGAGTACACCGTGTCCATCGGGCGCGCCACCCGCGAGAGTGCCATGCTCCGGCTCGGTGCCAGTCCCCGGTCTATGCTGCAGCTGCTGCGGGCAGCGAAGGCGACCGCCGCGCTGGAGGGCCGGGACTTCGTGCTCCCCGACGACGTCGTCAGCGTGGCCGAATCCGTGCTTGCCCACCGGATCATCCTTGACCGCAAGGCGGCCAGCACGGGTGAGACTCCGCACAGCGTCATCCGCAGTATCCTCGGGAAGCTTCCGGTACCGCAGGAGATGTCCGCTGCACCGTCCCGGACGCCGGGCACGCGCGGCGGACCGGACCTGCGGCCCGCCCGCTAG
- a CDS encoding TatD family hydrolase — MNTPLTPAPFRAPGSDGSGRHGYPPAPEPLPVPVMDNHTHLDFPNRDVTVDVSAALDVAASVGVQGAVQVGCDLESSRFTVQAVDLDQRLLGAVAIHPNDAPDYAARGELEDALAEIEALAAHPRIRAIGETGLDFFRTEGEGLKHQRYSFRRHIDIARRLGLTLQIHDRDAHDDVVQVLREEGAPERVVFHCFSGDEQLARTCNTEGWYMSFAGTVTFKNAANLREALVIADPARVLVETDAPFLTPHPFRGRPNASYLIPHTVRAMAELTSADLSDICAQIAQNSLRAYGTWD, encoded by the coding sequence ATGAACACCCCGTTGACGCCAGCCCCGTTTCGCGCGCCCGGAAGCGACGGCTCCGGCCGGCACGGCTATCCGCCCGCACCGGAGCCGCTGCCGGTCCCGGTGATGGACAACCACACGCACCTGGACTTTCCGAACAGAGACGTGACGGTGGACGTGTCCGCCGCCCTGGACGTTGCTGCCTCGGTGGGCGTGCAGGGAGCGGTGCAGGTTGGCTGCGACCTTGAGTCGTCAAGATTCACGGTGCAGGCCGTTGACCTGGACCAGCGGCTGCTCGGCGCGGTGGCTATCCACCCCAACGACGCGCCGGATTACGCCGCCCGGGGGGAGCTGGAGGATGCGCTGGCTGAGATCGAAGCTCTGGCGGCGCACCCCAGGATCCGCGCCATTGGTGAGACGGGCCTGGATTTCTTCCGTACCGAGGGGGAGGGGCTGAAACACCAGCGGTACTCGTTCCGCCGCCACATCGACATTGCCAGGCGGCTCGGCCTGACGCTGCAGATTCACGACCGTGACGCCCACGACGACGTGGTCCAGGTCCTGCGCGAAGAGGGCGCCCCGGAGCGGGTGGTGTTCCACTGTTTCTCCGGAGATGAACAGCTCGCCCGGACCTGCAATACCGAAGGCTGGTACATGTCCTTCGCCGGCACGGTGACGTTCAAGAACGCGGCCAACCTGCGCGAAGCGCTTGTGATTGCCGATCCTGCCCGGGTCCTGGTGGAAACGGACGCGCCCTTCCTGACCCCGCACCCGTTCCGCGGCCGGCCGAATGCCAGTTACCTGATCCCGCACACGGTTCGGGCCATGGCCGAGTTGACAAGCGCTGATTTGTCCGACATTTGTGCTCAAATAGCCCAAAATTCCCTGCGGGCATACGGAACCTGGGACTGA
- a CDS encoding resuscitation-promoting factor, producing the protein MVLELRAIVVKFFTSDGKFSFVKVGAQLVVLSALVLGLVAFVGNNKTVTLNVDGKVSSVQTFGGTVGQVVKSAKVELQPADRVSPAADARVEDGSVINVNLAKAVKISLDGAEKTINTTSANVEGLVTELGVASASEVSVPKDAQLAVSGSFVAISTPKTVSILADGKASKTTTTAATVAEVLKDAGVTVGAGDRLSQPRNAHVVNDMAIKVSRVDSSKTATTSEDVPFETLSSESAELFVGEKEVTQAGVAGKVDKNFKLVLVDGREASRTLVSETVSLQPVTEKVLVGTKEKPKAEAAGANTGAAAPAMMNEAMWDKIAQCESTGNWSINSGNGYYGGLQFDIQTWLGAGGGAYAPNASLATKAQQIDIANRVYAQRGLQPWGCGWAATS; encoded by the coding sequence ATGGTCCTAGAGTTACGGGCAATCGTGGTCAAGTTCTTCACTTCGGACGGTAAATTCAGTTTCGTCAAGGTCGGCGCCCAGCTGGTGGTGCTCTCGGCACTCGTGCTGGGCCTGGTGGCTTTCGTCGGCAACAACAAGACAGTCACCCTGAATGTGGACGGGAAAGTCAGCTCCGTGCAGACGTTCGGCGGGACCGTGGGCCAAGTGGTCAAGAGTGCCAAGGTGGAGCTGCAGCCCGCAGACCGGGTATCCCCGGCGGCGGACGCCCGCGTGGAGGATGGCTCTGTCATCAACGTCAACCTGGCCAAAGCCGTGAAGATCAGCCTCGACGGGGCCGAGAAAACGATCAACACCACGTCCGCGAACGTCGAAGGCCTGGTCACCGAGCTTGGCGTCGCCAGTGCCTCGGAAGTCTCCGTACCCAAGGACGCCCAGCTGGCCGTCTCCGGTTCCTTCGTGGCCATCTCCACGCCCAAGACCGTCAGTATCCTGGCGGACGGCAAGGCCTCCAAGACGACCACGACGGCGGCCACCGTGGCCGAAGTCCTCAAGGACGCCGGGGTGACTGTCGGGGCCGGCGACCGCCTGTCCCAGCCCCGCAACGCGCACGTCGTCAACGACATGGCCATCAAGGTGTCCCGGGTGGATTCCTCGAAGACTGCCACCACCTCCGAAGACGTTCCCTTCGAGACCCTGAGCTCCGAAAGCGCCGAACTGTTTGTGGGCGAGAAAGAGGTCACCCAGGCGGGCGTCGCCGGCAAGGTGGACAAGAACTTCAAGCTGGTTCTGGTGGACGGCCGCGAAGCCTCACGGACCCTCGTCTCCGAGACTGTTTCCCTCCAGCCTGTGACCGAAAAGGTCCTGGTGGGGACCAAGGAAAAGCCCAAGGCCGAAGCTGCCGGCGCGAACACCGGTGCAGCGGCTCCCGCCATGATGAACGAAGCCATGTGGGACAAGATCGCGCAGTGCGAATCCACCGGTAACTGGTCCATCAACTCCGGTAACGGCTACTACGGCGGCCTGCAGTTCGACATCCAGACCTGGCTCGGCGCCGGCGGCGGGGCATATGCACCCAACGCCAGCCTCGCAACAAAAGCCCAGCAGATCGACATCGCCAACCGCGTCTACGCGCAGCGCGGCCTCCAGCCCTGGGGCTGCGGCTGGGCAGCCACCAGCTAG
- the rsmA gene encoding 16S rRNA (adenine(1518)-N(6)/adenine(1519)-N(6))-dimethyltransferase RsmA, translating to MTEPTPAASGTAPAPLFGASDVRRLAEEIGVRPTKTLGQNFVIDGNTIRRIVAAADIHADETVLEVGPGLGSLTLGLLDAAKTVVAVEIDPVLAAKLPGTVQQWRPEAAKDFHLVLADAMKVTELPAEPTALVANLPYNVAVPVVLHLLQHFPSLRHGLVMVQDEVADRLAAGPGSKTYGVPSVKAAWYSSMRKAGVIGMNVFWPAPKIHSGLVAFTRREPPVTSATREQVFAVIDAAFAQRRKTLRAALAGWAGSAAEAERCLLAAGVDPTARGEVIDIAAFARIAEARQASQG from the coding sequence GTGACTGAACCGACCCCCGCCGCCTCCGGCACCGCGCCCGCACCATTGTTCGGCGCCTCCGATGTCCGCCGGCTCGCCGAGGAAATCGGGGTCCGCCCCACGAAGACGCTGGGCCAGAATTTCGTGATCGACGGCAATACCATCCGCCGGATCGTGGCTGCTGCAGACATTCACGCCGATGAGACCGTCCTGGAGGTCGGACCCGGACTCGGTTCCCTGACGCTCGGACTGCTCGACGCCGCCAAAACCGTTGTCGCCGTCGAAATCGATCCCGTCCTTGCAGCCAAGCTGCCGGGCACGGTGCAGCAGTGGCGCCCCGAAGCCGCCAAAGACTTCCACCTGGTGCTGGCAGACGCCATGAAAGTGACCGAACTGCCGGCGGAGCCCACAGCCCTTGTGGCGAACCTCCCGTACAATGTGGCGGTCCCGGTGGTGCTCCACCTGCTGCAGCACTTCCCGAGCCTGCGGCACGGCCTGGTCATGGTGCAGGACGAGGTGGCGGACCGCCTGGCGGCCGGCCCCGGATCCAAGACGTATGGCGTGCCGTCAGTGAAGGCAGCCTGGTACAGCAGCATGCGCAAGGCGGGCGTGATCGGGATGAACGTCTTCTGGCCGGCACCCAAGATCCATTCGGGGCTCGTGGCCTTCACCCGCCGTGAGCCGCCGGTGACTTCGGCGACCCGCGAACAAGTCTTCGCCGTGATTGATGCCGCCTTTGCCCAGCGCCGGAAGACCCTGCGGGCCGCCCTGGCCGGGTGGGCCGGAAGCGCGGCGGAAGCCGAACGCTGCCTGCTCGCGGCGGGCGTCGATCCCACCGCCCGCGGCGAAGTGATCGACATCGCAGCCTTCGCACGCATTGCCGAAGCCCGCCAGGCCTCGCAGGGTTGA
- a CDS encoding 4-(cytidine 5'-diphospho)-2-C-methyl-D-erythritol kinase has protein sequence MNAVRGRFAARTVRVKAPGKINVSLDVGPLREDGYHSVASVYLAVSLYEEVAATSTGTEGITVSISPASTLDLADVDIPLDERNLAYKAAAIMADVSEHSTGVHLEITKRVPVAGGMGGGSADAAATLLACDALWNSGLSRDELAHLAAELGADVPFSLLGGTAVGLGVGDELSPALAKAQMDWVLVTADYGLSTPEVFRTLDRLRLAEGVAVEEPTAVDPKILQALRSGDADALSRVLVNDLQRASIELAPGLRDTLGLGESCGAIAGLVSGSGPTVALLTHNPAAAAGLAEELSHHGLNALAVHGPVPGARIISDTLL, from the coding sequence ATGAACGCAGTGAGAGGGCGCTTTGCCGCGAGGACGGTCCGGGTCAAGGCTCCCGGCAAAATCAACGTCTCGCTGGATGTGGGCCCGCTGCGTGAGGACGGCTACCATTCCGTCGCCAGTGTCTACCTGGCGGTGTCCCTCTACGAGGAAGTGGCCGCCACCAGTACCGGCACAGAAGGCATCACGGTCAGCATCAGTCCGGCCAGCACGCTGGACCTGGCAGACGTTGACATCCCGCTCGACGAACGGAACCTCGCGTACAAGGCGGCCGCCATCATGGCCGACGTGTCCGAACACTCCACCGGCGTCCACTTGGAAATCACCAAGCGGGTCCCGGTGGCCGGCGGCATGGGCGGGGGCTCAGCCGACGCGGCAGCCACGCTGCTGGCCTGCGACGCCCTCTGGAACAGCGGGCTGTCCCGCGATGAGCTCGCCCACCTGGCCGCAGAACTCGGCGCCGACGTCCCGTTCTCCCTGCTTGGCGGCACGGCAGTCGGGCTGGGTGTGGGCGACGAGCTGTCGCCCGCGCTGGCCAAAGCGCAAATGGACTGGGTCCTGGTCACCGCTGACTACGGGCTGTCAACACCGGAGGTGTTCCGGACCCTGGACCGGCTCCGGCTTGCAGAAGGCGTCGCCGTGGAGGAACCCACCGCCGTGGATCCGAAGATCCTGCAGGCGCTGCGCAGCGGCGATGCGGATGCGCTCAGCCGGGTCCTGGTCAACGACCTCCAAAGGGCCTCCATTGAGCTGGCGCCGGGCCTCCGGGATACCCTTGGACTTGGCGAATCGTGCGGAGCCATCGCCGGTCTTGTGTCAGGCTCCGGCCCCACGGTGGCCCTGCTGACGCACAATCCCGCGGCGGCTGCCGGCCTCGCCGAGGAACTCAGCCATCATGGCCTGAATGCCCTCGCCGTCCACGGGCCGGTGCCCGGGGCGCGCATCATCTCCGATACGCTCCTTTAG